One window of Lytechinus variegatus isolate NC3 chromosome 2, Lvar_3.0, whole genome shotgun sequence genomic DNA carries:
- the LOC121409708 gene encoding G-protein coupled receptor moody-like produces MASNSSLADCCRTPTAPSSSWTASSDSPNHPYQINDFIQRSIVAVLLSLISIIGLGGNALVLLSVLLSRKLQTQTNVFVVNLCVADFLTCLSLPFQAAAAVVDDKRNMFLFSNGFCALVTMLQINSVGCSILTLTLIAFNRFLLITRSKATRRRIFSPSVLVIALSMTWLIPAAEFGIPVIAGFIDLSYYPRFRVCAWNETYPFSKFLIGATLVIALSVTLVCYVKTYLFVRRHARSVENFTPAESRQNVNHSHASLAEMSRKENLEHCPQFDLVHQTPKARNSKQNEVNESIVIESISYQEDGMQSTKRSTQCGSRNQQENADDVGNTRLDIENTRIVNDKSRMKSKSSSRNMEAEISKNLFLVVCAVVVSIVPFVICLSLSSCQEPFIYTVVIICMGSCVNPIIYGFRHPHFRPVFASVLSCRLADIPQPSALARKILNRR; encoded by the coding sequence ATGGCTTCGAATTCGTCGTTAGCTGATTGCTGCCGTACGCCAACGGCACCCTCGTCATCATGGACGGCGTCGTCCGATTCACCAAATCACCCCTACCAAATCAACGACTTCATCCAGCGGAGCATCGTTGCAGTCTTGCTATCACTTATATCTATCATAGGCCTTGGTGGAAATGCTCTTGTCCTTTTGTCCGTGCTTCTTTCTCGCAAGCTACAGACCCAGACGAACGTCTTCGTGGTCAATCTATGCGTCGCCGATTTCTTGACGTGTCTCTCTTTACCCTTCCAGGCAGCCGCGGCAGTAGTTGATGACAAAAGAAATATGTTCTTGTTTTCTAATGGCTTCTGTGCTCTGGTGACGATGCTTCAAATCAATAGTGTCGGTTGTAGTATTCTGACTTTGACTCTGATAGCTTTCAACCGTTTCTTGCTGATCACCAGATCAAAGGCCACTCGCAGACGAATCTTCTCGCCGAGTGTTCTAGTTATCGCGTTGTCAATGACGTGGTTGATCCCAGCTGCAGAGTTTGGTATACCTGTCATCGCGGGCTTCATTGACCTGAGCTACTATCCTCGATTTCGCGTTTGCGCTTGGAACGAGACATATCCCTTTTCAAAGTTTTTGATAGGTGCCACCTTGGTGATTGCACTCTCCGTCACCCTAGTTTGTTACGTCAAGACATATCTCTTCGTCAGACGACACGCTAGATCTGTGGAAAATTTCACACCGGCAGAATCGCGCCAAAATGTCAATCATAGTCATGCCAGTTTGGCAGAGATGTCCAGAAAAGAAAATCTCGAACACTGTCCCCAGTTTGATCTCGTACACCAAACACCAAAAGCGAGGAACTCCAAACAAAACGAAGTCAACGAGAGTATTGTTATTGAAAGCATTTCATACCAGGAAGATGGGATGCAAAGCACGAAGCGATCAACGCAATGTGGGTCAAGAAATCAACAGGAAAATGCTGACGATGTCGGGAATACCAGGCTCGACATCGAAAATACACGCATCGTCAATGATAAATCGAGGATGAAATCCAAATCGAGTTCTCGAAACATGGAAGCAGAGATCAGCAAGAACCTCTTCTTGGTCGTGTGCGCTGTCGTCGTCAGCATCGTTCCATTCGTCATTTGTTTGTCGCTGTCGTCCTGCCAGGAACCTTTCATCTACACCGTGGTCATCATCTGTATGGGAAGTTGTGTTAACCCAATCATCTACGGGTTCAGGCATCCTCATTTCAGACCGGTATTTGCCTCCGTCCTCTCTTGTCGGCTGGCAGACATCCCACAGCCTTCGGCGTTGGCGCGAAAAATCCTGAACAGACGTTGA